Proteins from one Cicer arietinum cultivar CDC Frontier isolate Library 1 chromosome 3, Cicar.CDCFrontier_v2.0, whole genome shotgun sequence genomic window:
- the LOC101513561 gene encoding putative E3 ubiquitin-protein ligase LIN isoform X3 — protein MASSLEELLAEEGFKGRRSVQRSRSSFHHGASSDPLHSLEDRLCVSSSERIKTNKSNKSKTASRYQINNTTNNNVRSKANIFIGNKINHELSKNDETEKNKSYNNSSEYMSMPRYEDIDSDVENVTRGKDKYFNEVVEKPIKDSYMLKNLSENRKNIKHKEKSDTISNSNTNSKKNHDAIMQLQQDASSSLALDEVAVKALVSILNRYIESFLKDEDFRAAMRHDCFSSLNFIQLEEENSSETKVITSLEQAIECIEQKADSEEPVSAKNLKRATMQLSIITGLSLNDLKYDFTCGIPNFKLSACAHLYLSVVYLMQKKKKVSAKHLLQVFCDSPFQARTILLPELWEHLFYPQLCHLKEWYNNKEAEIVDTRKLKFLQKVYNEHLDSGTQIFAVYYKDWLIEGVETPTIPSIGFPSFSVTSPSSESSETFSPQAMDEGSFENCERGSYGSTFVKKTLIYESETVKFSDQSTEDFTPSVSVHAFYPQKGTSRIAAEEWKERNSINAPRKYFSLEANLNSHIGDALPHEKANEISLRKPNKISSILEGSYFPSIPQEFICPLTKNIFEEPVTLESGQTYERKSIKAWFEKGNKTCPVTENTLECVVIPCTNLLLKRLIDNWKSEDFNRLLDFASQTVEYSKELKLKKRDEAAVFMLQGLFSSLKDGDKSTYAKHLISLGVLSFLFRRFEFGNLEEKSHVLELLLNCIEEDSSCIYKIARSVNRKCFLELLHSKEVTPTTNAILLLTELLSIKRRKDFSSFISGLMGENVFSTMHILLMYLKNSSPIEKPLIAVLLLHFDLLVEQPQKFRIYREMAVNAIAEALDGSLNDEKIRKKCCRALLILCGHFSSTGMITTRTSILKQAGYNNGSSELKYPGHDDDEDQQLDITISLEDEEERDEEFLMKLLESLIGDGESPFLKTISRCLDCRHVDLVRACLITVTWLSSSLSKLFHAGLHLPAFLAIISQLKGILQNGELELKTLASMSLLNFSKISEYRTLLKIMAEDIAPLLHGLVDVIWTAKKLHAIVCRENL, from the exons ATGGCTTCATCTTTGGAAGAGCTTCTTGCAGAGGAAGGTTTCAAAGGAAGAAGAAGTGTACAAAGGTCAAGATCTTCTTTCCACCATGGTGCTTCAAGTGATCCACTTCACTCCTTAGAAGACAGACTTTGTGTATCATCAAGTGAAagaatcaaaacaaataaatctaATAAGTCTAAAACAGCCTCAAGATATCAGATTAACAATACAACCAATAACAACGTGAGATCAAAGGCTAACATTTTCATAGGAAACAAGATAAATCATGAATTGTCGAAGAATGACGAAACTGAGAAGAACAAGTCTTATAATAATTCATCAGAGTACATGTCAATGCCAAGGTATGAAGATATTGATAGTGATGTTGAAAATGTTACAAGAGGCAAAGACAAGTATTTCAATGAAGTTGTGGAGAAGCCAATCAAGGATTCATATATGCTTAAAAACTTGAGTGAAAATAGAAAGAATATAAAACACAAGGAAAAATCAGACACTATATCTAATAGTAATACTAACAGCAAAAAAAACCATGATGCTATTATGCAGTTGCAACAAGATGCTTCTTCAAGTCTTGCTCTTGATGAAGTTGCTGTTAAAGCACTAGTTTCCATTTTGAATAGATACATAGAAAGTTTTCTAAAGGACGAAGATTTTCGGGCTGCCATGCGCCACGATTGTTTCTCCTCCTTGAATTTCATTCAATTGGAGGAAGAAAATAGTTCTGAGACCAAAGTGATTACAAGTCTTGAACAAGCAATTGAGTGCATAGAACAAAAAGCTGATTCTGAGGAACCTGTATCTGCGAAAAATCTGAAAAGAGCAACAATGCAGCTTAGCATTATAACTGGTTTGAGTTTGAATGATCTTAAGTACGATTTTACGTGCGGGATACCTAATTTCAAGTTGTCGGCTTGCGCTCATCTTTACCTCAGTGTTGTATATTTGatgcaaaagaaaaagaaagtttCGGCGAAGCATCTGTTGCAAGTCTTCTGCGATTCGCCTTTTCAGGCGCGGACGATATTGTTGCCTGAACTTTGGGAGCATTTATTTTATCCACAACTTTGTCATTTGAAGGAATGGTATAACAACAAGGAAGCTGAAATTGTTGATACAAGAAAGCTAAAATTTCTTCAAAAAGTGTATAATGAACATTTGGATTCAGGAACTCAAATCTTTGCTGTATATTACAAAGATTGGCTTATTGAAGGAGTTGAAACTCCAACTATTCCTTCTATTGGATTTCCATCATTTTCTGTTACTAGTCCTTCTTCAGAATCTTCTGAAACATTTTCACCACAGGCAATG GATGAAGGTAGCTTTGAAAATTGCGAGAGAGGATCTTATGGTTCGACCTTCGTTAAAAAGACGTTAATATATGAATCCGAAACTGTTAAATTTAGTGATCAAAGTACTGAAGATTTCACTCCAAGTGTATCAGTTCATGCATTCTATCCT CAGAAAGGAACATCTAGGATAGCTGCAGAAGAATGGAAAGAGAGGAATTCCATAAATGCCCCTCGAAAGTATTTCTCCTTAGAAGCTAATTTAAACAGTCACATAGGCGATGCTCTACCACATGAAAAAGCAAATGAAATTTCTCTCAGAAAG CCAAATAAGATAAGCTCTATTCTTGAAg GATCATATTTTCCAAGCATACCACAGGAATTCATTTGTCCTCTCACTAAAAATATCTTTGAAGAACCAGTCACACTAGAGTCTGGTCAAACTTATGAAAGAAAATCCATCAAGGCATGGTTTGAAAAGGGAAACAAAACATGTCCAGTAACAGAAAACACTTTAGAATGTGTAGTCATTCCATGTACCAACCTTCTTTTGAAGCGTTTGATCGATAACTGGAAGTCAGAAGATTTCAACCGCCTTCTTGATTTCGCCTCACAAACAGTGGAATATTCAAAGGAACTTAAGTTGAAAAAGAGAGATGAGGCTGCGGTGTTCATGTTACAAGGTCTTTTCTCATCCTTGAAAGATGGTGACAAATCAACTTATGCTAAGCATCTCATCTCTTTAGGAGTTCTTTCATTTCTCTTTAGGAGATTTGAATTTGGAAATCTGGAAGAAAAATCACATGTGCTGGAGCTCTTGTTAAATTGTATTGAAGAAGACTCTAGTTGCATATATAAGATAGCAAGAAGTGTCAATAGAAAATGTTTTCTTGAGCTTCTTCACAGCAAGGAGGTTACCCCAACAACAAATGCAATACTATTACTTACTGAACTTTTGTCAATTAAGAG GAGAAAGGATTTTAGTTCTTTCATAAGTGGCTTGATGGGTGAAAATGTATTTAGTACAATGCATATTCTGCTCATGTATCTcaagaattcttctccaattgAAAAGCCTCTCATTGCTGTCCTCTTATTACACTTTGATCTACTG GTTGAGCAGCCTCAAAAGTTTAGAATATATAGAGAAATGGCTGTGAATGCCATTGCAGAGGCACTTGATGGCAGCTTAAATGACGAAAAGATCCGAAAGAAGTGTTGCAGAGCTCTTTTAATCTTGTGTGGCCATTTTTCTTCCACTGGAATGATAACAACAAGGACTAGCATCTTAAAGCAAGCAGGTTATAATAATGGTAGCTCAGAATTGAAATATCCTGGccatgatgatgatgaggatCAACAGTTAGATATAACCATTTCACTG gaagatgaagaagaaagagaTGAAGAGTTCCTAATGAAGTTGTTAGAATCATTGATTGGGGATGGAGAAAGTCCATTTTTGAAGACCATATCTAGATGTTTAGATTGTAGACATGTAGATTTGGTGAGGGCTTGTCTAATAACTGTAACATGGTTGAGTTCATCACTTTCTAAACTATTTCATGCTGGATTGCACCTTCCTGCCTTCTTAGCCATCATCTCTCAGCTGAAAGGAATTCTGCAAAATGGAGAACTTGAGCTCAAGACTCTTGCTTCTATGTCCTTGCTTAACTTCAGTAAAATATCAG AATACAGAACACTTTTGAAGATTATGGCAGAAGATATTGCTCCCCTTCTTCATGGACTAGTTGATGTAATATGGACTGCAAAGAAACTGCATGCCATTGTGTGTAGGGAGAATCTTTAG
- the LOC101513561 gene encoding putative E3 ubiquitin-protein ligase LIN isoform X5, which yields MASSLEELLAEEGFKGRRSVQRSRSSFHHGASSDPLHSLEDRLCVSSSERIKTNKSNKSKTASRYQINNTTNNNVRSKANIFIGNKINHELSKNDETEKNKSYNNSSEYMSMPRYEDIDSDVENVTRGKDKYFNEVVEKPIKDSYMLKNLSENRKNIKHKEKSDTISNSNTNSKKNHDAIMQLQQDASSSLALDEVAVKALVSILNRYIESFLKDEDFRAAMRHDCFSSLNFIQLEEENSSETKVITSLEQAIECIEQKADSEEPVSAKNLKRATMQLSIITGLSLNDLKYDFTCGIPNFKLSACAHLYLSVVYLMQKKKKVSAKHLLQVFCDSPFQARTILLPELWEHLFYPQLCHLKEWYNNKEAEIVDTRKLKFLQKVYNEHLDSGTQIFAVYYKDWLIEGVETPTIPSIGFPSFSVTSPSSESSETFSPQAMQKGTSRIAAEEWKERNSINAPRKYFSLEANLNSHIGDALPHEKANEISLRKPNKISSILEGSYFPSIPQEFICPLTKNIFEEPVTLESGQTYERKSIKAWFEKGNKTCPVTENTLECVVIPCTNLLLKRLIDNWKSEDFNRLLDFASQTVEYSKELKLKKRDEAAVFMLQGLFSSLKDGDKSTYAKHLISLGVLSFLFRRFEFGNLEEKSHVLELLLNCIEEDSSCIYKIARSVNRKCFLELLHSKEVTPTTNAILLLTELLSIKRRKDFSSFISGLMGENVFSTMHILLMYLKNSSPIEKPLIAVLLLHFDLLVEQPQKFRIYREMAVNAIAEALDGSLNDEKIRKKCCRALLILCGHFSSTGMITTRTSILKQAGYNNGSSELKYPGHDDDEDQQLDITISLEDEEERDEEFLMKLLESLIGDGESPFLKTISRCLDCRHVDLVRACLITVTWLSSSLSKLFHAGLHLPAFLAIISQLKGILQNGELELKTLASMSLLNFSKISEYRTLLKIMAEDIAPLLHGLVDVIWTAKKLHAIVCRENL from the exons ATGGCTTCATCTTTGGAAGAGCTTCTTGCAGAGGAAGGTTTCAAAGGAAGAAGAAGTGTACAAAGGTCAAGATCTTCTTTCCACCATGGTGCTTCAAGTGATCCACTTCACTCCTTAGAAGACAGACTTTGTGTATCATCAAGTGAAagaatcaaaacaaataaatctaATAAGTCTAAAACAGCCTCAAGATATCAGATTAACAATACAACCAATAACAACGTGAGATCAAAGGCTAACATTTTCATAGGAAACAAGATAAATCATGAATTGTCGAAGAATGACGAAACTGAGAAGAACAAGTCTTATAATAATTCATCAGAGTACATGTCAATGCCAAGGTATGAAGATATTGATAGTGATGTTGAAAATGTTACAAGAGGCAAAGACAAGTATTTCAATGAAGTTGTGGAGAAGCCAATCAAGGATTCATATATGCTTAAAAACTTGAGTGAAAATAGAAAGAATATAAAACACAAGGAAAAATCAGACACTATATCTAATAGTAATACTAACAGCAAAAAAAACCATGATGCTATTATGCAGTTGCAACAAGATGCTTCTTCAAGTCTTGCTCTTGATGAAGTTGCTGTTAAAGCACTAGTTTCCATTTTGAATAGATACATAGAAAGTTTTCTAAAGGACGAAGATTTTCGGGCTGCCATGCGCCACGATTGTTTCTCCTCCTTGAATTTCATTCAATTGGAGGAAGAAAATAGTTCTGAGACCAAAGTGATTACAAGTCTTGAACAAGCAATTGAGTGCATAGAACAAAAAGCTGATTCTGAGGAACCTGTATCTGCGAAAAATCTGAAAAGAGCAACAATGCAGCTTAGCATTATAACTGGTTTGAGTTTGAATGATCTTAAGTACGATTTTACGTGCGGGATACCTAATTTCAAGTTGTCGGCTTGCGCTCATCTTTACCTCAGTGTTGTATATTTGatgcaaaagaaaaagaaagtttCGGCGAAGCATCTGTTGCAAGTCTTCTGCGATTCGCCTTTTCAGGCGCGGACGATATTGTTGCCTGAACTTTGGGAGCATTTATTTTATCCACAACTTTGTCATTTGAAGGAATGGTATAACAACAAGGAAGCTGAAATTGTTGATACAAGAAAGCTAAAATTTCTTCAAAAAGTGTATAATGAACATTTGGATTCAGGAACTCAAATCTTTGCTGTATATTACAAAGATTGGCTTATTGAAGGAGTTGAAACTCCAACTATTCCTTCTATTGGATTTCCATCATTTTCTGTTACTAGTCCTTCTTCAGAATCTTCTGAAACATTTTCACCACAGGCAATG CAGAAAGGAACATCTAGGATAGCTGCAGAAGAATGGAAAGAGAGGAATTCCATAAATGCCCCTCGAAAGTATTTCTCCTTAGAAGCTAATTTAAACAGTCACATAGGCGATGCTCTACCACATGAAAAAGCAAATGAAATTTCTCTCAGAAAG CCAAATAAGATAAGCTCTATTCTTGAAg GATCATATTTTCCAAGCATACCACAGGAATTCATTTGTCCTCTCACTAAAAATATCTTTGAAGAACCAGTCACACTAGAGTCTGGTCAAACTTATGAAAGAAAATCCATCAAGGCATGGTTTGAAAAGGGAAACAAAACATGTCCAGTAACAGAAAACACTTTAGAATGTGTAGTCATTCCATGTACCAACCTTCTTTTGAAGCGTTTGATCGATAACTGGAAGTCAGAAGATTTCAACCGCCTTCTTGATTTCGCCTCACAAACAGTGGAATATTCAAAGGAACTTAAGTTGAAAAAGAGAGATGAGGCTGCGGTGTTCATGTTACAAGGTCTTTTCTCATCCTTGAAAGATGGTGACAAATCAACTTATGCTAAGCATCTCATCTCTTTAGGAGTTCTTTCATTTCTCTTTAGGAGATTTGAATTTGGAAATCTGGAAGAAAAATCACATGTGCTGGAGCTCTTGTTAAATTGTATTGAAGAAGACTCTAGTTGCATATATAAGATAGCAAGAAGTGTCAATAGAAAATGTTTTCTTGAGCTTCTTCACAGCAAGGAGGTTACCCCAACAACAAATGCAATACTATTACTTACTGAACTTTTGTCAATTAAGAG GAGAAAGGATTTTAGTTCTTTCATAAGTGGCTTGATGGGTGAAAATGTATTTAGTACAATGCATATTCTGCTCATGTATCTcaagaattcttctccaattgAAAAGCCTCTCATTGCTGTCCTCTTATTACACTTTGATCTACTG GTTGAGCAGCCTCAAAAGTTTAGAATATATAGAGAAATGGCTGTGAATGCCATTGCAGAGGCACTTGATGGCAGCTTAAATGACGAAAAGATCCGAAAGAAGTGTTGCAGAGCTCTTTTAATCTTGTGTGGCCATTTTTCTTCCACTGGAATGATAACAACAAGGACTAGCATCTTAAAGCAAGCAGGTTATAATAATGGTAGCTCAGAATTGAAATATCCTGGccatgatgatgatgaggatCAACAGTTAGATATAACCATTTCACTG gaagatgaagaagaaagagaTGAAGAGTTCCTAATGAAGTTGTTAGAATCATTGATTGGGGATGGAGAAAGTCCATTTTTGAAGACCATATCTAGATGTTTAGATTGTAGACATGTAGATTTGGTGAGGGCTTGTCTAATAACTGTAACATGGTTGAGTTCATCACTTTCTAAACTATTTCATGCTGGATTGCACCTTCCTGCCTTCTTAGCCATCATCTCTCAGCTGAAAGGAATTCTGCAAAATGGAGAACTTGAGCTCAAGACTCTTGCTTCTATGTCCTTGCTTAACTTCAGTAAAATATCAG AATACAGAACACTTTTGAAGATTATGGCAGAAGATATTGCTCCCCTTCTTCATGGACTAGTTGATGTAATATGGACTGCAAAGAAACTGCATGCCATTGTGTGTAGGGAGAATCTTTAG
- the LOC101513561 gene encoding putative E3 ubiquitin-protein ligase LIN isoform X1, whose product MASSLEELLAEEGFKGRRSVQRSRSSFHHGASSDPLHSLEDRLCVSSSERIKTNKSNKSKTASRYQINNTTNNNVRSKANIFIGNKINHELSKNDETEKNKSYNNSSEYMSMPRYEDIDSDVENVTRGKDKYFNEVVEKPIKDSYMLKNLSENRKNIKHKEKSDTISNSNTNSKKNHDAIMQLQQDASSSLALDEVAVKALVSILNRYIESFLKDEDFRAAMRHDCFSSLNFIQLEEENSSETKVITSLEQAIECIEQKADSEEPVSAKNLKRATMQLSIITGLSLNDLKYDFTCGIPNFKLSACAHLYLSVVYLMQKKKKVSAKHLLQVFCDSPFQARTILLPELWEHLFYPQLCHLKEWYNNKEAEIVDTRKLKFLQKVYNEHLDSGTQIFAVYYKDWLIEGVETPTIPSIGFPSFSVTSPSSESSETFSPQAMVSKKLYDSFFGKYSKPEIYEVDDDDDGDKDEGSFENCERGSYGSTFVKKTLIYESETVKFSDQSTEDFTPSVSVHAFYPQKGTSRIAAEEWKERNSINAPRKYFSLEANLNSHIGDALPHEKANEISLRKPNKISSILEGSYFPSIPQEFICPLTKNIFEEPVTLESGQTYERKSIKAWFEKGNKTCPVTENTLECVVIPCTNLLLKRLIDNWKSEDFNRLLDFASQTVEYSKELKLKKRDEAAVFMLQGLFSSLKDGDKSTYAKHLISLGVLSFLFRRFEFGNLEEKSHVLELLLNCIEEDSSCIYKIARSVNRKCFLELLHSKEVTPTTNAILLLTELLSIKRRKDFSSFISGLMGENVFSTMHILLMYLKNSSPIEKPLIAVLLLHFDLLVEQPQKFRIYREMAVNAIAEALDGSLNDEKIRKKCCRALLILCGHFSSTGMITTRTSILKQAGYNNGSSELKYPGHDDDEDQQLDITISLEDEEERDEEFLMKLLESLIGDGESPFLKTISRCLDCRHVDLVRACLITVTWLSSSLSKLFHAGLHLPAFLAIISQLKGILQNGELELKTLASMSLLNFSKISEYRTLLKIMAEDIAPLLHGLVDVIWTAKKLHAIVCRENL is encoded by the exons ATGGCTTCATCTTTGGAAGAGCTTCTTGCAGAGGAAGGTTTCAAAGGAAGAAGAAGTGTACAAAGGTCAAGATCTTCTTTCCACCATGGTGCTTCAAGTGATCCACTTCACTCCTTAGAAGACAGACTTTGTGTATCATCAAGTGAAagaatcaaaacaaataaatctaATAAGTCTAAAACAGCCTCAAGATATCAGATTAACAATACAACCAATAACAACGTGAGATCAAAGGCTAACATTTTCATAGGAAACAAGATAAATCATGAATTGTCGAAGAATGACGAAACTGAGAAGAACAAGTCTTATAATAATTCATCAGAGTACATGTCAATGCCAAGGTATGAAGATATTGATAGTGATGTTGAAAATGTTACAAGAGGCAAAGACAAGTATTTCAATGAAGTTGTGGAGAAGCCAATCAAGGATTCATATATGCTTAAAAACTTGAGTGAAAATAGAAAGAATATAAAACACAAGGAAAAATCAGACACTATATCTAATAGTAATACTAACAGCAAAAAAAACCATGATGCTATTATGCAGTTGCAACAAGATGCTTCTTCAAGTCTTGCTCTTGATGAAGTTGCTGTTAAAGCACTAGTTTCCATTTTGAATAGATACATAGAAAGTTTTCTAAAGGACGAAGATTTTCGGGCTGCCATGCGCCACGATTGTTTCTCCTCCTTGAATTTCATTCAATTGGAGGAAGAAAATAGTTCTGAGACCAAAGTGATTACAAGTCTTGAACAAGCAATTGAGTGCATAGAACAAAAAGCTGATTCTGAGGAACCTGTATCTGCGAAAAATCTGAAAAGAGCAACAATGCAGCTTAGCATTATAACTGGTTTGAGTTTGAATGATCTTAAGTACGATTTTACGTGCGGGATACCTAATTTCAAGTTGTCGGCTTGCGCTCATCTTTACCTCAGTGTTGTATATTTGatgcaaaagaaaaagaaagtttCGGCGAAGCATCTGTTGCAAGTCTTCTGCGATTCGCCTTTTCAGGCGCGGACGATATTGTTGCCTGAACTTTGGGAGCATTTATTTTATCCACAACTTTGTCATTTGAAGGAATGGTATAACAACAAGGAAGCTGAAATTGTTGATACAAGAAAGCTAAAATTTCTTCAAAAAGTGTATAATGAACATTTGGATTCAGGAACTCAAATCTTTGCTGTATATTACAAAGATTGGCTTATTGAAGGAGTTGAAACTCCAACTATTCCTTCTATTGGATTTCCATCATTTTCTGTTACTAGTCCTTCTTCAGAATCTTCTGAAACATTTTCACCACAGGCAATGGTAAGCAAGAAACTATATGATTCTTTCTTTGGTAAATATAGTAAACCTGAAATCTATGaagttgatgatgatgatgatggtgataAGGATGAAGGTAGCTTTGAAAATTGCGAGAGAGGATCTTATGGTTCGACCTTCGTTAAAAAGACGTTAATATATGAATCCGAAACTGTTAAATTTAGTGATCAAAGTACTGAAGATTTCACTCCAAGTGTATCAGTTCATGCATTCTATCCT CAGAAAGGAACATCTAGGATAGCTGCAGAAGAATGGAAAGAGAGGAATTCCATAAATGCCCCTCGAAAGTATTTCTCCTTAGAAGCTAATTTAAACAGTCACATAGGCGATGCTCTACCACATGAAAAAGCAAATGAAATTTCTCTCAGAAAG CCAAATAAGATAAGCTCTATTCTTGAAg GATCATATTTTCCAAGCATACCACAGGAATTCATTTGTCCTCTCACTAAAAATATCTTTGAAGAACCAGTCACACTAGAGTCTGGTCAAACTTATGAAAGAAAATCCATCAAGGCATGGTTTGAAAAGGGAAACAAAACATGTCCAGTAACAGAAAACACTTTAGAATGTGTAGTCATTCCATGTACCAACCTTCTTTTGAAGCGTTTGATCGATAACTGGAAGTCAGAAGATTTCAACCGCCTTCTTGATTTCGCCTCACAAACAGTGGAATATTCAAAGGAACTTAAGTTGAAAAAGAGAGATGAGGCTGCGGTGTTCATGTTACAAGGTCTTTTCTCATCCTTGAAAGATGGTGACAAATCAACTTATGCTAAGCATCTCATCTCTTTAGGAGTTCTTTCATTTCTCTTTAGGAGATTTGAATTTGGAAATCTGGAAGAAAAATCACATGTGCTGGAGCTCTTGTTAAATTGTATTGAAGAAGACTCTAGTTGCATATATAAGATAGCAAGAAGTGTCAATAGAAAATGTTTTCTTGAGCTTCTTCACAGCAAGGAGGTTACCCCAACAACAAATGCAATACTATTACTTACTGAACTTTTGTCAATTAAGAG GAGAAAGGATTTTAGTTCTTTCATAAGTGGCTTGATGGGTGAAAATGTATTTAGTACAATGCATATTCTGCTCATGTATCTcaagaattcttctccaattgAAAAGCCTCTCATTGCTGTCCTCTTATTACACTTTGATCTACTG GTTGAGCAGCCTCAAAAGTTTAGAATATATAGAGAAATGGCTGTGAATGCCATTGCAGAGGCACTTGATGGCAGCTTAAATGACGAAAAGATCCGAAAGAAGTGTTGCAGAGCTCTTTTAATCTTGTGTGGCCATTTTTCTTCCACTGGAATGATAACAACAAGGACTAGCATCTTAAAGCAAGCAGGTTATAATAATGGTAGCTCAGAATTGAAATATCCTGGccatgatgatgatgaggatCAACAGTTAGATATAACCATTTCACTG gaagatgaagaagaaagagaTGAAGAGTTCCTAATGAAGTTGTTAGAATCATTGATTGGGGATGGAGAAAGTCCATTTTTGAAGACCATATCTAGATGTTTAGATTGTAGACATGTAGATTTGGTGAGGGCTTGTCTAATAACTGTAACATGGTTGAGTTCATCACTTTCTAAACTATTTCATGCTGGATTGCACCTTCCTGCCTTCTTAGCCATCATCTCTCAGCTGAAAGGAATTCTGCAAAATGGAGAACTTGAGCTCAAGACTCTTGCTTCTATGTCCTTGCTTAACTTCAGTAAAATATCAG AATACAGAACACTTTTGAAGATTATGGCAGAAGATATTGCTCCCCTTCTTCATGGACTAGTTGATGTAATATGGACTGCAAAGAAACTGCATGCCATTGTGTGTAGGGAGAATCTTTAG